From Ursus arctos isolate Adak ecotype North America unplaced genomic scaffold, UrsArc2.0 scaffold_11, whole genome shotgun sequence, the proteins below share one genomic window:
- the CHRNA2 gene encoding neuronal acetylcholine receptor subunit alpha-2 isoform X2: protein MARGSQTPSTEAMGPSHSTVLSMTKLGLWWLLLIPAGSAQRASHSQAEDRLFKHLFRGYNRWARPVPNTSDVVIVRFGLSIAQLIDVDEKNQMMTTNVWLKQEWNDYKLHWDPADFGNITSLRVPSEMIWIPDIVLYNNADGEFAVTHMTKAHLFSTGTVHWVPPAIYKSSCSIDVTFFPFDQQNCKMKFGSWTYDKAKIDLEQMEQTVDLKDYWESGEWAIVNATGTYNTKKYDCCAEIYPDVTYSFVIRRLPLFYTINLIIPCLLISCLTVLVFYLPSDCGEKVTLCISVLLSLTVFLLLITDIIPSTSLVIPLIGEYLLFTMIFVTLSIVITVFVLNVHHRSPSTHTMPHWVRVAFLACVPRWLLMNRPLPSLEPRDAPDLKPSSSYHWLETNVDAEEREEEEEEEDRWVWAAHSSPSLGMLCGHGGLHEGASGPKAGAQLQEGGLLLSPRIQKALEGVHYIADHLRSEDADSSVKEDWKYVAMVIDRIFLWLFIIVCFLGTVGLFLPPFLAGMI, encoded by the exons ATGGCCAGGGGAAGCCAGACCCCGTCCACTGAAGCCATGGGCCCCTCCCACTCCACGGTCCTGTCCATGACAAAGCTCGGTCTGTGGTGGCTCCTTCTGATCCCAGCAG GGTCGGCACAGCGAGCCTCCCACAGCCAAGCTGAGGACCGCCTCTTCAAACACCTCTTTAGGGGCTACAACCGCTGGGCACGGCCGGTGCCCAATACATCGGACGTGGTGATTGTGCGCTTTGGGCTGTCTATCGCCCAGCTCATCGATGTG GATGAAAAGAACCAAATGATGACCACCAACGTCTGGCTAAAGCAG GAGTGGAATGACTATAAGCTGCACTGGGACCCGGCTGATTTCGGCAACATCACATCCCTCCGGGTCCCTTCGGAGATGATCTGGATCCCTGACATTGTCCTCTACAACAA tgcAGATGGGGAGTTTGCGGTGACCCACATGACCAAGGCCCACCTCTTCTCCACgggcacggtgcactgggtgccCCCTGCCATCTACAAGAGCTCCTGCAGCATCGACGTCACCTTCTTCCCCTTCGACCAGCAGAACTGCAAGATGAAGTTTGGCTCCTGGACGTATGACAAGGCCAAGATCGACCTGGAGCAGATGGAGCAGACGGTGGACCTGAAGGACTACTGGGAGAGCGGCGAGTGGGCCATCGTCAACGCCACGGGCACCTACAACACCAAGAAGTATGACTGCTGTGCCGAGATCTACCCCGACGTCACCTACTCCTTCGTCATCCGGCGCCTGCCCCTCTTCTACACCATCAACCTCATCATCCCCTGCCTGCTCATCTCCTGCCTCACCGTGCTGGTCTTCTACCTGCCCTCAGACTGCGGCGAGAAGGTGACTCTCTGCATCTCCGTGCTGCTCTCGCTCACCGTCTTCCTCCTGCTCATCACCGACAtcatcccctccacctccctggtCATCCCGCTCATCGGCGAGTACCTGCTCTTCACCATGATCTTCGTCACGCTCTCCATCGTCATCACGGTCTTCGTCCTCAACGTCCACCACCGCTCCCCCAGCACCCACACGATGCCCCACTGGGTGCGGGTGGCCTTTCTGGCCTGTGTGCCCCGGTGGCTTCTGATGAACCGGCCCCTGCCCTCCTTGGAGCCCCGCGACGCCCCAGATCTGAAGCCCAGCTCCTCTTATCACTGGCTGGAGACCAACGTGGATgcggaggagagggaggaggaagaggaggaggaagacagatgGGTGTGGGCGGCCCATTCATCCCCCTCCCTGGGTATGCTCTGCGGCCATGGTGGTCTGCACGAAGGGGCCTCAGGTCCCAAGGCGGGAGCCCAGTTGCAGGAGGGTGGGCTTCTGCTGTCACCTCGCATACAGAAGGCACTGGAAGGTGTGCACTATATTGCCGATCACCTGCGATCTGAGGACGCTGACTCTTCG GTGAAGGAAGACTGGAAGTACGTGGCCATGGTCATTGATAGGATATTCCTCTGGTTGTTTATCATCGTCTGCTTCCTGGGGACTGTTGGACTCTTTCTTCCTCCATTCTTGGCTGGAATGATCTGA
- the CHRNA2 gene encoding neuronal acetylcholine receptor subunit alpha-2 isoform X1 codes for MARGSQTPSTEAMGPSHSTVLSMTKLGLWWLLLIPAGSAQRASHSQAEDRLFKHLFRGYNRWARPVPNTSDVVIVRFGLSIAQLIDVDEKNQMMTTNVWLKQEWNDYKLHWDPADFGNITSLRVPSEMIWIPDIVLYNNAWCCADCGTQICQHQVVFETLAGVGSENNAEELAVCRMVVLLERADGEFAVTHMTKAHLFSTGTVHWVPPAIYKSSCSIDVTFFPFDQQNCKMKFGSWTYDKAKIDLEQMEQTVDLKDYWESGEWAIVNATGTYNTKKYDCCAEIYPDVTYSFVIRRLPLFYTINLIIPCLLISCLTVLVFYLPSDCGEKVTLCISVLLSLTVFLLLITDIIPSTSLVIPLIGEYLLFTMIFVTLSIVITVFVLNVHHRSPSTHTMPHWVRVAFLACVPRWLLMNRPLPSLEPRDAPDLKPSSSYHWLETNVDAEEREEEEEEEDRWVWAAHSSPSLGMLCGHGGLHEGASGPKAGAQLQEGGLLLSPRIQKALEGVHYIADHLRSEDADSSVKEDWKYVAMVIDRIFLWLFIIVCFLGTVGLFLPPFLAGMI; via the exons ATGGCCAGGGGAAGCCAGACCCCGTCCACTGAAGCCATGGGCCCCTCCCACTCCACGGTCCTGTCCATGACAAAGCTCGGTCTGTGGTGGCTCCTTCTGATCCCAGCAG GGTCGGCACAGCGAGCCTCCCACAGCCAAGCTGAGGACCGCCTCTTCAAACACCTCTTTAGGGGCTACAACCGCTGGGCACGGCCGGTGCCCAATACATCGGACGTGGTGATTGTGCGCTTTGGGCTGTCTATCGCCCAGCTCATCGATGTG GATGAAAAGAACCAAATGATGACCACCAACGTCTGGCTAAAGCAG GAGTGGAATGACTATAAGCTGCACTGGGACCCGGCTGATTTCGGCAACATCACATCCCTCCGGGTCCCTTCGGAGATGATCTGGATCCCTGACATTGTCCTCTACAACAA TGCATGGTGCTGTGCTGATTGTGGGACACAGATCTGCCAACACCAAGTAGTATTTGAAACATTGGCTGGTGTAGGCTCCGAGAACAATGCCGAAGAGTTGGCAGTTTGCAGGATGGTGGTACTGTTGGAACG tgcAGATGGGGAGTTTGCGGTGACCCACATGACCAAGGCCCACCTCTTCTCCACgggcacggtgcactgggtgccCCCTGCCATCTACAAGAGCTCCTGCAGCATCGACGTCACCTTCTTCCCCTTCGACCAGCAGAACTGCAAGATGAAGTTTGGCTCCTGGACGTATGACAAGGCCAAGATCGACCTGGAGCAGATGGAGCAGACGGTGGACCTGAAGGACTACTGGGAGAGCGGCGAGTGGGCCATCGTCAACGCCACGGGCACCTACAACACCAAGAAGTATGACTGCTGTGCCGAGATCTACCCCGACGTCACCTACTCCTTCGTCATCCGGCGCCTGCCCCTCTTCTACACCATCAACCTCATCATCCCCTGCCTGCTCATCTCCTGCCTCACCGTGCTGGTCTTCTACCTGCCCTCAGACTGCGGCGAGAAGGTGACTCTCTGCATCTCCGTGCTGCTCTCGCTCACCGTCTTCCTCCTGCTCATCACCGACAtcatcccctccacctccctggtCATCCCGCTCATCGGCGAGTACCTGCTCTTCACCATGATCTTCGTCACGCTCTCCATCGTCATCACGGTCTTCGTCCTCAACGTCCACCACCGCTCCCCCAGCACCCACACGATGCCCCACTGGGTGCGGGTGGCCTTTCTGGCCTGTGTGCCCCGGTGGCTTCTGATGAACCGGCCCCTGCCCTCCTTGGAGCCCCGCGACGCCCCAGATCTGAAGCCCAGCTCCTCTTATCACTGGCTGGAGACCAACGTGGATgcggaggagagggaggaggaagaggaggaggaagacagatgGGTGTGGGCGGCCCATTCATCCCCCTCCCTGGGTATGCTCTGCGGCCATGGTGGTCTGCACGAAGGGGCCTCAGGTCCCAAGGCGGGAGCCCAGTTGCAGGAGGGTGGGCTTCTGCTGTCACCTCGCATACAGAAGGCACTGGAAGGTGTGCACTATATTGCCGATCACCTGCGATCTGAGGACGCTGACTCTTCG GTGAAGGAAGACTGGAAGTACGTGGCCATGGTCATTGATAGGATATTCCTCTGGTTGTTTATCATCGTCTGCTTCCTGGGGACTGTTGGACTCTTTCTTCCTCCATTCTTGGCTGGAATGATCTGA
- the CHRNA2 gene encoding neuronal acetylcholine receptor subunit alpha-2 isoform X4 — protein MMTTNVWLKQEWNDYKLHWDPADFGNITSLRVPSEMIWIPDIVLYNNADGEFAVTHMTKAHLFSTGTVHWVPPAIYKSSCSIDVTFFPFDQQNCKMKFGSWTYDKAKIDLEQMEQTVDLKDYWESGEWAIVNATGTYNTKKYDCCAEIYPDVTYSFVIRRLPLFYTINLIIPCLLISCLTVLVFYLPSDCGEKVTLCISVLLSLTVFLLLITDIIPSTSLVIPLIGEYLLFTMIFVTLSIVITVFVLNVHHRSPSTHTMPHWVRVAFLACVPRWLLMNRPLPSLEPRDAPDLKPSSSYHWLETNVDAEEREEEEEEEDRWVWAAHSSPSLGMLCGHGGLHEGASGPKAGAQLQEGGLLLSPRIQKALEGVHYIADHLRSEDADSSVKEDWKYVAMVIDRIFLWLFIIVCFLGTVGLFLPPFLAGMI, from the exons ATGATGACCACCAACGTCTGGCTAAAGCAG GAGTGGAATGACTATAAGCTGCACTGGGACCCGGCTGATTTCGGCAACATCACATCCCTCCGGGTCCCTTCGGAGATGATCTGGATCCCTGACATTGTCCTCTACAACAA tgcAGATGGGGAGTTTGCGGTGACCCACATGACCAAGGCCCACCTCTTCTCCACgggcacggtgcactgggtgccCCCTGCCATCTACAAGAGCTCCTGCAGCATCGACGTCACCTTCTTCCCCTTCGACCAGCAGAACTGCAAGATGAAGTTTGGCTCCTGGACGTATGACAAGGCCAAGATCGACCTGGAGCAGATGGAGCAGACGGTGGACCTGAAGGACTACTGGGAGAGCGGCGAGTGGGCCATCGTCAACGCCACGGGCACCTACAACACCAAGAAGTATGACTGCTGTGCCGAGATCTACCCCGACGTCACCTACTCCTTCGTCATCCGGCGCCTGCCCCTCTTCTACACCATCAACCTCATCATCCCCTGCCTGCTCATCTCCTGCCTCACCGTGCTGGTCTTCTACCTGCCCTCAGACTGCGGCGAGAAGGTGACTCTCTGCATCTCCGTGCTGCTCTCGCTCACCGTCTTCCTCCTGCTCATCACCGACAtcatcccctccacctccctggtCATCCCGCTCATCGGCGAGTACCTGCTCTTCACCATGATCTTCGTCACGCTCTCCATCGTCATCACGGTCTTCGTCCTCAACGTCCACCACCGCTCCCCCAGCACCCACACGATGCCCCACTGGGTGCGGGTGGCCTTTCTGGCCTGTGTGCCCCGGTGGCTTCTGATGAACCGGCCCCTGCCCTCCTTGGAGCCCCGCGACGCCCCAGATCTGAAGCCCAGCTCCTCTTATCACTGGCTGGAGACCAACGTGGATgcggaggagagggaggaggaagaggaggaggaagacagatgGGTGTGGGCGGCCCATTCATCCCCCTCCCTGGGTATGCTCTGCGGCCATGGTGGTCTGCACGAAGGGGCCTCAGGTCCCAAGGCGGGAGCCCAGTTGCAGGAGGGTGGGCTTCTGCTGTCACCTCGCATACAGAAGGCACTGGAAGGTGTGCACTATATTGCCGATCACCTGCGATCTGAGGACGCTGACTCTTCG GTGAAGGAAGACTGGAAGTACGTGGCCATGGTCATTGATAGGATATTCCTCTGGTTGTTTATCATCGTCTGCTTCCTGGGGACTGTTGGACTCTTTCTTCCTCCATTCTTGGCTGGAATGATCTGA
- the CHRNA2 gene encoding neuronal acetylcholine receptor subunit alpha-2 isoform X5 encodes MMTTNVWLKQEWNDYKLHWDPADFGNITSLRVPSEMIWIPDIVLYNNAWCCADCGTQICQHQVVFETLAGVGSENNAEELAVCRMVVLLERADGEFAVTHMTKAHLFSTGTVHWVPPAIYKSSCSIDVTFFPFDQQNCKMKFGSWTYDKAKIDLEQMEQTVDLKDYWESGEWAIVNATGTYNTKKYDCCAEIYPDVTYSFVIRRLPLFYTINLIIPCLLISCLTVLVFYLPSDCGEKVTLCISVLLSLTVFLLLITDIIPSTSLVIPLIGEYLLFTMIFVTLSIVITVFVLNVHHRSPSTHTMPHWVRVAFLACVPRWLLMNRPLPSLEPRDAPDLKPSSSYHWLETNVDAEEREEEEEEEDRWVWAAHSSPSLGMLCGHGGLHEGASGPKAGAQLQEGGLLLSPRIQKALEGVHYIADHLRSEDADSSVKEDWKYVAMVIDRIFLWLFIIVCFLGTVGLFLPPFLAGMI; translated from the exons ATGATGACCACCAACGTCTGGCTAAAGCAG GAGTGGAATGACTATAAGCTGCACTGGGACCCGGCTGATTTCGGCAACATCACATCCCTCCGGGTCCCTTCGGAGATGATCTGGATCCCTGACATTGTCCTCTACAACAA TGCATGGTGCTGTGCTGATTGTGGGACACAGATCTGCCAACACCAAGTAGTATTTGAAACATTGGCTGGTGTAGGCTCCGAGAACAATGCCGAAGAGTTGGCAGTTTGCAGGATGGTGGTACTGTTGGAACG tgcAGATGGGGAGTTTGCGGTGACCCACATGACCAAGGCCCACCTCTTCTCCACgggcacggtgcactgggtgccCCCTGCCATCTACAAGAGCTCCTGCAGCATCGACGTCACCTTCTTCCCCTTCGACCAGCAGAACTGCAAGATGAAGTTTGGCTCCTGGACGTATGACAAGGCCAAGATCGACCTGGAGCAGATGGAGCAGACGGTGGACCTGAAGGACTACTGGGAGAGCGGCGAGTGGGCCATCGTCAACGCCACGGGCACCTACAACACCAAGAAGTATGACTGCTGTGCCGAGATCTACCCCGACGTCACCTACTCCTTCGTCATCCGGCGCCTGCCCCTCTTCTACACCATCAACCTCATCATCCCCTGCCTGCTCATCTCCTGCCTCACCGTGCTGGTCTTCTACCTGCCCTCAGACTGCGGCGAGAAGGTGACTCTCTGCATCTCCGTGCTGCTCTCGCTCACCGTCTTCCTCCTGCTCATCACCGACAtcatcccctccacctccctggtCATCCCGCTCATCGGCGAGTACCTGCTCTTCACCATGATCTTCGTCACGCTCTCCATCGTCATCACGGTCTTCGTCCTCAACGTCCACCACCGCTCCCCCAGCACCCACACGATGCCCCACTGGGTGCGGGTGGCCTTTCTGGCCTGTGTGCCCCGGTGGCTTCTGATGAACCGGCCCCTGCCCTCCTTGGAGCCCCGCGACGCCCCAGATCTGAAGCCCAGCTCCTCTTATCACTGGCTGGAGACCAACGTGGATgcggaggagagggaggaggaagaggaggaggaagacagatgGGTGTGGGCGGCCCATTCATCCCCCTCCCTGGGTATGCTCTGCGGCCATGGTGGTCTGCACGAAGGGGCCTCAGGTCCCAAGGCGGGAGCCCAGTTGCAGGAGGGTGGGCTTCTGCTGTCACCTCGCATACAGAAGGCACTGGAAGGTGTGCACTATATTGCCGATCACCTGCGATCTGAGGACGCTGACTCTTCG GTGAAGGAAGACTGGAAGTACGTGGCCATGGTCATTGATAGGATATTCCTCTGGTTGTTTATCATCGTCTGCTTCCTGGGGACTGTTGGACTCTTTCTTCCTCCATTCTTGGCTGGAATGATCTGA
- the CHRNA2 gene encoding neuronal acetylcholine receptor subunit alpha-2 isoform X3: MIWIPDIVLYNNAWCCADCGTQICQHQVVFETLAGVGSENNAEELAVCRMVVLLERADGEFAVTHMTKAHLFSTGTVHWVPPAIYKSSCSIDVTFFPFDQQNCKMKFGSWTYDKAKIDLEQMEQTVDLKDYWESGEWAIVNATGTYNTKKYDCCAEIYPDVTYSFVIRRLPLFYTINLIIPCLLISCLTVLVFYLPSDCGEKVTLCISVLLSLTVFLLLITDIIPSTSLVIPLIGEYLLFTMIFVTLSIVITVFVLNVHHRSPSTHTMPHWVRVAFLACVPRWLLMNRPLPSLEPRDAPDLKPSSSYHWLETNVDAEEREEEEEEEDRWVWAAHSSPSLGMLCGHGGLHEGASGPKAGAQLQEGGLLLSPRIQKALEGVHYIADHLRSEDADSSVKEDWKYVAMVIDRIFLWLFIIVCFLGTVGLFLPPFLAGMI, from the exons ATGATCTGGATCCCTGACATTGTCCTCTACAACAA TGCATGGTGCTGTGCTGATTGTGGGACACAGATCTGCCAACACCAAGTAGTATTTGAAACATTGGCTGGTGTAGGCTCCGAGAACAATGCCGAAGAGTTGGCAGTTTGCAGGATGGTGGTACTGTTGGAACG tgcAGATGGGGAGTTTGCGGTGACCCACATGACCAAGGCCCACCTCTTCTCCACgggcacggtgcactgggtgccCCCTGCCATCTACAAGAGCTCCTGCAGCATCGACGTCACCTTCTTCCCCTTCGACCAGCAGAACTGCAAGATGAAGTTTGGCTCCTGGACGTATGACAAGGCCAAGATCGACCTGGAGCAGATGGAGCAGACGGTGGACCTGAAGGACTACTGGGAGAGCGGCGAGTGGGCCATCGTCAACGCCACGGGCACCTACAACACCAAGAAGTATGACTGCTGTGCCGAGATCTACCCCGACGTCACCTACTCCTTCGTCATCCGGCGCCTGCCCCTCTTCTACACCATCAACCTCATCATCCCCTGCCTGCTCATCTCCTGCCTCACCGTGCTGGTCTTCTACCTGCCCTCAGACTGCGGCGAGAAGGTGACTCTCTGCATCTCCGTGCTGCTCTCGCTCACCGTCTTCCTCCTGCTCATCACCGACAtcatcccctccacctccctggtCATCCCGCTCATCGGCGAGTACCTGCTCTTCACCATGATCTTCGTCACGCTCTCCATCGTCATCACGGTCTTCGTCCTCAACGTCCACCACCGCTCCCCCAGCACCCACACGATGCCCCACTGGGTGCGGGTGGCCTTTCTGGCCTGTGTGCCCCGGTGGCTTCTGATGAACCGGCCCCTGCCCTCCTTGGAGCCCCGCGACGCCCCAGATCTGAAGCCCAGCTCCTCTTATCACTGGCTGGAGACCAACGTGGATgcggaggagagggaggaggaagaggaggaggaagacagatgGGTGTGGGCGGCCCATTCATCCCCCTCCCTGGGTATGCTCTGCGGCCATGGTGGTCTGCACGAAGGGGCCTCAGGTCCCAAGGCGGGAGCCCAGTTGCAGGAGGGTGGGCTTCTGCTGTCACCTCGCATACAGAAGGCACTGGAAGGTGTGCACTATATTGCCGATCACCTGCGATCTGAGGACGCTGACTCTTCG GTGAAGGAAGACTGGAAGTACGTGGCCATGGTCATTGATAGGATATTCCTCTGGTTGTTTATCATCGTCTGCTTCCTGGGGACTGTTGGACTCTTTCTTCCTCCATTCTTGGCTGGAATGATCTGA
- the CHRNA2 gene encoding neuronal acetylcholine receptor subunit alpha-2 isoform X6, whose protein sequence is MPKSWQFAGWWYCWNDGEFAVTHMTKAHLFSTGTVHWVPPAIYKSSCSIDVTFFPFDQQNCKMKFGSWTYDKAKIDLEQMEQTVDLKDYWESGEWAIVNATGTYNTKKYDCCAEIYPDVTYSFVIRRLPLFYTINLIIPCLLISCLTVLVFYLPSDCGEKVTLCISVLLSLTVFLLLITDIIPSTSLVIPLIGEYLLFTMIFVTLSIVITVFVLNVHHRSPSTHTMPHWVRVAFLACVPRWLLMNRPLPSLEPRDAPDLKPSSSYHWLETNVDAEEREEEEEEEDRWVWAAHSSPSLGMLCGHGGLHEGASGPKAGAQLQEGGLLLSPRIQKALEGVHYIADHLRSEDADSSVKEDWKYVAMVIDRIFLWLFIIVCFLGTVGLFLPPFLAGMI, encoded by the exons ATGCCGAAGAGTTGGCAGTTTGCAGGATGGTGGTACTGTTGGAACG ATGGGGAGTTTGCGGTGACCCACATGACCAAGGCCCACCTCTTCTCCACgggcacggtgcactgggtgccCCCTGCCATCTACAAGAGCTCCTGCAGCATCGACGTCACCTTCTTCCCCTTCGACCAGCAGAACTGCAAGATGAAGTTTGGCTCCTGGACGTATGACAAGGCCAAGATCGACCTGGAGCAGATGGAGCAGACGGTGGACCTGAAGGACTACTGGGAGAGCGGCGAGTGGGCCATCGTCAACGCCACGGGCACCTACAACACCAAGAAGTATGACTGCTGTGCCGAGATCTACCCCGACGTCACCTACTCCTTCGTCATCCGGCGCCTGCCCCTCTTCTACACCATCAACCTCATCATCCCCTGCCTGCTCATCTCCTGCCTCACCGTGCTGGTCTTCTACCTGCCCTCAGACTGCGGCGAGAAGGTGACTCTCTGCATCTCCGTGCTGCTCTCGCTCACCGTCTTCCTCCTGCTCATCACCGACAtcatcccctccacctccctggtCATCCCGCTCATCGGCGAGTACCTGCTCTTCACCATGATCTTCGTCACGCTCTCCATCGTCATCACGGTCTTCGTCCTCAACGTCCACCACCGCTCCCCCAGCACCCACACGATGCCCCACTGGGTGCGGGTGGCCTTTCTGGCCTGTGTGCCCCGGTGGCTTCTGATGAACCGGCCCCTGCCCTCCTTGGAGCCCCGCGACGCCCCAGATCTGAAGCCCAGCTCCTCTTATCACTGGCTGGAGACCAACGTGGATgcggaggagagggaggaggaagaggaggaggaagacagatgGGTGTGGGCGGCCCATTCATCCCCCTCCCTGGGTATGCTCTGCGGCCATGGTGGTCTGCACGAAGGGGCCTCAGGTCCCAAGGCGGGAGCCCAGTTGCAGGAGGGTGGGCTTCTGCTGTCACCTCGCATACAGAAGGCACTGGAAGGTGTGCACTATATTGCCGATCACCTGCGATCTGAGGACGCTGACTCTTCG GTGAAGGAAGACTGGAAGTACGTGGCCATGGTCATTGATAGGATATTCCTCTGGTTGTTTATCATCGTCTGCTTCCTGGGGACTGTTGGACTCTTTCTTCCTCCATTCTTGGCTGGAATGATCTGA
- the CHRNA2 gene encoding neuronal acetylcholine receptor subunit alpha-2 isoform X7 — protein sequence MTKAHLFSTGTVHWVPPAIYKSSCSIDVTFFPFDQQNCKMKFGSWTYDKAKIDLEQMEQTVDLKDYWESGEWAIVNATGTYNTKKYDCCAEIYPDVTYSFVIRRLPLFYTINLIIPCLLISCLTVLVFYLPSDCGEKVTLCISVLLSLTVFLLLITDIIPSTSLVIPLIGEYLLFTMIFVTLSIVITVFVLNVHHRSPSTHTMPHWVRVAFLACVPRWLLMNRPLPSLEPRDAPDLKPSSSYHWLETNVDAEEREEEEEEEDRWVWAAHSSPSLGMLCGHGGLHEGASGPKAGAQLQEGGLLLSPRIQKALEGVHYIADHLRSEDADSSVKEDWKYVAMVIDRIFLWLFIIVCFLGTVGLFLPPFLAGMI from the exons ATGACCAAGGCCCACCTCTTCTCCACgggcacggtgcactgggtgccCCCTGCCATCTACAAGAGCTCCTGCAGCATCGACGTCACCTTCTTCCCCTTCGACCAGCAGAACTGCAAGATGAAGTTTGGCTCCTGGACGTATGACAAGGCCAAGATCGACCTGGAGCAGATGGAGCAGACGGTGGACCTGAAGGACTACTGGGAGAGCGGCGAGTGGGCCATCGTCAACGCCACGGGCACCTACAACACCAAGAAGTATGACTGCTGTGCCGAGATCTACCCCGACGTCACCTACTCCTTCGTCATCCGGCGCCTGCCCCTCTTCTACACCATCAACCTCATCATCCCCTGCCTGCTCATCTCCTGCCTCACCGTGCTGGTCTTCTACCTGCCCTCAGACTGCGGCGAGAAGGTGACTCTCTGCATCTCCGTGCTGCTCTCGCTCACCGTCTTCCTCCTGCTCATCACCGACAtcatcccctccacctccctggtCATCCCGCTCATCGGCGAGTACCTGCTCTTCACCATGATCTTCGTCACGCTCTCCATCGTCATCACGGTCTTCGTCCTCAACGTCCACCACCGCTCCCCCAGCACCCACACGATGCCCCACTGGGTGCGGGTGGCCTTTCTGGCCTGTGTGCCCCGGTGGCTTCTGATGAACCGGCCCCTGCCCTCCTTGGAGCCCCGCGACGCCCCAGATCTGAAGCCCAGCTCCTCTTATCACTGGCTGGAGACCAACGTGGATgcggaggagagggaggaggaagaggaggaggaagacagatgGGTGTGGGCGGCCCATTCATCCCCCTCCCTGGGTATGCTCTGCGGCCATGGTGGTCTGCACGAAGGGGCCTCAGGTCCCAAGGCGGGAGCCCAGTTGCAGGAGGGTGGGCTTCTGCTGTCACCTCGCATACAGAAGGCACTGGAAGGTGTGCACTATATTGCCGATCACCTGCGATCTGAGGACGCTGACTCTTCG GTGAAGGAAGACTGGAAGTACGTGGCCATGGTCATTGATAGGATATTCCTCTGGTTGTTTATCATCGTCTGCTTCCTGGGGACTGTTGGACTCTTTCTTCCTCCATTCTTGGCTGGAATGATCTGA
- the CHRNA2 gene encoding neuronal acetylcholine receptor subunit alpha-2 isoform X8 encodes MKFGSWTYDKAKIDLEQMEQTVDLKDYWESGEWAIVNATGTYNTKKYDCCAEIYPDVTYSFVIRRLPLFYTINLIIPCLLISCLTVLVFYLPSDCGEKVTLCISVLLSLTVFLLLITDIIPSTSLVIPLIGEYLLFTMIFVTLSIVITVFVLNVHHRSPSTHTMPHWVRVAFLACVPRWLLMNRPLPSLEPRDAPDLKPSSSYHWLETNVDAEEREEEEEEEDRWVWAAHSSPSLGMLCGHGGLHEGASGPKAGAQLQEGGLLLSPRIQKALEGVHYIADHLRSEDADSSVKEDWKYVAMVIDRIFLWLFIIVCFLGTVGLFLPPFLAGMI; translated from the exons ATGAAGTTTGGCTCCTGGACGTATGACAAGGCCAAGATCGACCTGGAGCAGATGGAGCAGACGGTGGACCTGAAGGACTACTGGGAGAGCGGCGAGTGGGCCATCGTCAACGCCACGGGCACCTACAACACCAAGAAGTATGACTGCTGTGCCGAGATCTACCCCGACGTCACCTACTCCTTCGTCATCCGGCGCCTGCCCCTCTTCTACACCATCAACCTCATCATCCCCTGCCTGCTCATCTCCTGCCTCACCGTGCTGGTCTTCTACCTGCCCTCAGACTGCGGCGAGAAGGTGACTCTCTGCATCTCCGTGCTGCTCTCGCTCACCGTCTTCCTCCTGCTCATCACCGACAtcatcccctccacctccctggtCATCCCGCTCATCGGCGAGTACCTGCTCTTCACCATGATCTTCGTCACGCTCTCCATCGTCATCACGGTCTTCGTCCTCAACGTCCACCACCGCTCCCCCAGCACCCACACGATGCCCCACTGGGTGCGGGTGGCCTTTCTGGCCTGTGTGCCCCGGTGGCTTCTGATGAACCGGCCCCTGCCCTCCTTGGAGCCCCGCGACGCCCCAGATCTGAAGCCCAGCTCCTCTTATCACTGGCTGGAGACCAACGTGGATgcggaggagagggaggaggaagaggaggaggaagacagatgGGTGTGGGCGGCCCATTCATCCCCCTCCCTGGGTATGCTCTGCGGCCATGGTGGTCTGCACGAAGGGGCCTCAGGTCCCAAGGCGGGAGCCCAGTTGCAGGAGGGTGGGCTTCTGCTGTCACCTCGCATACAGAAGGCACTGGAAGGTGTGCACTATATTGCCGATCACCTGCGATCTGAGGACGCTGACTCTTCG GTGAAGGAAGACTGGAAGTACGTGGCCATGGTCATTGATAGGATATTCCTCTGGTTGTTTATCATCGTCTGCTTCCTGGGGACTGTTGGACTCTTTCTTCCTCCATTCTTGGCTGGAATGATCTGA